The following coding sequences lie in one Labrus bergylta chromosome 13, fLabBer1.1, whole genome shotgun sequence genomic window:
- the rnaseh2b gene encoding ribonuclease H2 subunit B, whose product MATKKKRTQSAHTDSWVVMAADSAIDTQKDDSDPAFVRLRNPSTDAASLYLLGSGDVQLFEVKVFEEEFHSWFVGQTVQRDGRLMFVTPMDPLYLILPYLIKSDKEGKFQPMDQVVMDEEFPACSRLLSCTCSLTSLHHVAEEKEVGDLKFHRYSQEKTLNWLKRKVERTVTALKKRHISVGEGVKSSTYVRVKSESDYNEEDYLRYAHGLISEYISEDLSKALLSHLQLPELTSPKETEPPSKKRKLSDNPVEAGEDYTKFNSADFTRKPPKKMTTAQKTLAKVDKSGMKPMSSFFSPKVKAENK is encoded by the exons ATGGCGACTAAAAAGAAGCGGACCCAGAGTGCACACACTGACAGCTGGGTTGTCATGGCTGCAG ATTCTGCCATCGACACACAGAAGGACGACAGTGACCCAGCTTTTGTGAGACTAAGAAATCCTTCTACAG ATGCAGCCTCTCTGTATTTGCTCGGTAGTGGAGACGTTCAGCTGTTTGAGGTCAAAGTGTTTGAAGAAGAGTTCCACTCCTGGTTTGTTGGTCAGACGGTACAGAGAG ATGGGAGACTTATGTTTGTAACACCGATGGATCCACTCTACCTTATCTTACCCTATTTGATCAAATCTGACAAAGAG GGGAAGTTTCAGCCCATGGATCAGGTTGTTATGGATGAAGAATTCCCAGCTTGTTCCAGGCTCCTGAGCTGCACATGTTCCCTGACCTCCCTGCACCACGTCGCAGAGGAAAAAG AGGTGGGAGACCTGAAGTTCCATCGATACAGTCAAGAGAAAACATTGAACTGGTTGAAGAGAAAG GTGGAGAGAACGGTCACTGCACTTAAGAAGAGACATATCTCAGTTGGAGAAGGAGTCAAATCGTCAACTTATGTGAGAGTAAAGTCCGAGTCAGACTATAATGAAG AGGACTACCTACGCTACGCCCATGGCCTGATATCAGAGTACATCAGTGAAGACCTGAGCAAAGCCCTCCTCTCACACTTGCA GTTACCGGAGCTCACAAGCCCAAAAGAGACAGAACCCCCTTCAAAG AAGCGAAAACTTTCAGACAATCCGGTGGAGGCCGGAGAGGACTACACCAAATTCAACAGTGCAGACTTCACCCGCAAA CCGCCCAAGAAGATGACTACCGCTCAGAAAACTCTGGCCAAGGTGGACAAGTCTGGCATGAAGCCCATGTCGTCCTTCTTCAGCCCCAAGGTCAAAGCAGAGAATAAATGA
- the LOC114921494 gene encoding uncharacterized protein C13orf42, which translates to MFRKINNAFRPNHQGSKGLQGNKGGGGGGGDRLRSEQDYHSACTVRLVRSTSMLVVGERTQTAAGSTLKRSKSTVSIESTLYYYQRQEDRIWLYSQNQNCLEYLEALVALRRQYTKSVSDLKSGDSKATVSSKKKPAPPPPRKEEQISRVKPSAPQVPDEEDTLQFFDAVIASCDSETLRKPYMDDGHADVDFIVASSSAEHDLHSNWVLRVPRVAEDSKQNEVHDSANKKATKKKNQSGSTSSRLRMQRNPIHLPKVVESAFQTLRFKPKLKKQ; encoded by the exons ATGTTCAGAAAGATTAACAATGCGTTTCGTCCCAACCATCAAGGGTCCAAAGGGCTGCAGGGTAAtaaaggtggtggaggaggaggtggtgacaGGCTTCGGTCCGAGCAGGACTACCACAGCGCCTGCACCGTCCGGCTGGTCCGCAGCACCTCCATGCTCGTGGTGGGAGAGAGAACCCAGACGGCCGCGGGCTCGACTCTGAAACGGAGCAAAAGCACCGTGAGCATCGAGTCGACCTTGTACTATTATCAGAGGCAGGAGGACCGGATATGGCTCTACTCACAGAATCAGAACTGCCTCGAGTACCTGGAGGCGCTCGTGGCTTTGAGGCGGCAGTACACAAAGAGCGTGAGTGACTTGAAAAGTGGAGACAGCAAGGCCACGGTGTCCTCCAAGAAGAAGCCTGCGCCCCCGCCGCCTAGGAAGGAAGAACAG ataTCAAGAGTGAAACCTTCAGCACCTCAAGTCCCGGATGAAGAGGACACCCTGCAGTTCTTCGATGCGGTCATAGCCAGCTGTGACAGCGAGACTCTGAGGAAGCCGTATATGGATGATGGACACGCAGATGTGGACTTCATAG TGGCGTCCAGCTCGGCCGAACACGACCTCCACTCGAACTGGGTCTTGCGGGTTCCTCGGGTCGCAGAGGACTCAAAGCAGAACGAGGTTCACGACAGTGCCAATAAGAAAgccacaaagaagaaaaaccaGAGCGGGTCTACGAGCAGCAGACTGCGGATGCAGAGGAACCCGATCCATCTGCCCAAAGTGGTGGAGAGCGCGTTCCAGACTCTGCGCTTCAAGCCCAAATTAAAAAAGCAGTGA